Proteins from a genomic interval of Quercus robur chromosome 9, dhQueRobu3.1, whole genome shotgun sequence:
- the LOC126698296 gene encoding auxin transporter-like protein 3, producing MASEKVETVIAGNYLEMEREEGDSKSAKGKLSKLFWHGGSVYDAWFSCASNQVAQVLLTLPYSFSQLGMLSGILFQLFYGLMGSWTAYLISVLYVEYRTRKEREKVDFRNHVIQWFEVLDGLLGKHWRNVGLFFNCTFLLFGSVIQLIACASNIYYINDNLDKRTWTYIFGACCATTVFIPSFHNYRIWSFLGLMMTTYTAWYLTIASLLHGQVEGVKHSGPAKIVLYFTGATNILYTFGGHAVTVEIMHAMWKPQKFKLIYLIATLYVLTLTLPSASAVYWAFGDMLLTHSNALSLLPKTGFRDAAVVLMLIHQFITFGFACTPLYFVWEKFIRVHDTKSLFKRAIARLPVVIPIWFLAIIFPFFGPINSTVGSLLVSFTVYIIPALAHMVTFASASARENAVERPPSFLGGWAGSYTMNIFVVVWVFVVGFGFGGWASMLNFIRQVDTFGLFTKCYQCPPHKA from the exons ATGGCTTCTGAGAAGGTTGAGACCGTTATAGCTGGAAACTACTTAGAAATGGAGAGGGAAGAAGGCGATTCCAAGTCAGCTAAAGGCAAATTATCAAAGCTGTTTTGGCATGGAGGCTCAGTCTATGATGCCTGGTTTAGCTGTGCTTCTAACCAG GTTGCACAAGTGCTTCTCACACTGCCTTACTCATTTTCACAACTGGGGATGCTATCTGGAATCCTTTTTCAGCTTTTTTATGGGTTGATGGGAAGCTGGACTGCATATCTTATTAGTGTTCTTTATGTTGAGTACAGAActagaaaggagagagaaaaggttGATTTCAGGAATCATGTTATTCAg TGGTTTGAAGTTCTTGATGGGCTGTTGGGGAAACACTGGAGGAATGTAGGCCTCTTTTTCAACTGCACCTTTCTTCTATTTGGATCTGTAATTCAACTAATTGCATGTGCAAG CAACATATACTACATAAACGACAATCTTGACAAGAGAACTTGGACTTATATCTTTGGAGCATGTTGTGCAACAACTGTCTTCATCCCATCATTCCATAATTACAGAATTTGGTCATTCTTGGGACTTATGATGACTACTTACACTGCATGGTATCTCACCATTGCATCCCTACTCCATGGTCAG GTTGAGGGAGTGAAACACTCAGGACCAGCTAAAATAGTTCTCTACTTCACTGGGGCCACCAACATTCTCTACACCTTTGGCGGACATGCTGTCACAGT CGAGATTATGCATGCAATGTGGAAGCCACAGAAGTTCAAGTTAATATACTTGATAGCAACACTCTATGTGCTAACCCTAACTTTACCATCAGCTTCAGCTGTATATTGGGCTTTTGGGGATATGCTCCTTACCCATTCCAATGCTCTCTCTTTGCTTCCTAAGACTGGATTTAGGGACGCTGCTGTCGTCCTTATGCTTATTCACCAG TTCATAACATTTGGATTTGCTTGCACTCCTCTCTACTTTGTGTGGGAGAAATTCATTAGGGTGCATGACACCAAGAGCTTGTTCAAGAGAGCTATAGCTAGACTCCCAGTCGTAATCCCAATATGGTTCCTTGCCATCATATTCCCTTTCTTTGGGCCCATCAACTCAACTGTTGGGTCTCTTCTGGTCAGCTTCACCGTTTACATAATTCCTGCCCTAGCACACATGGTGACCTTTGCATCTGCATCAGCTCGAGAG AATGCAGTAGAGAGACCACCATCATTCTTAGGAGGTTGGGCAGGATCATATACTATGAACATCTTTGTAGTGGTATGGGTATTTGtggttggatttggatttggaggATGGGCAAGCATGCTCAATTTCATAAGACAAGTTGATACATTTGGTCTATTCACTAAGTGCTATCAGTGCCCCCCACACAAGGCTTGA